Below is a window of Musa acuminata AAA Group cultivar baxijiao chromosome BXJ3-11, Cavendish_Baxijiao_AAA, whole genome shotgun sequence DNA.
ACGTACATTGTGCCGCTGCCGACGTCCTCCAGCGCCCACTCGTCGTCCTCCTCGGCCACGAGGGCTGCCGCCAGCGCCGCCGCTGCCGGAGAGGACCCTTCCCCTCCGCTGCTCCACAGCCTGTCCGTCTGCTCCAGCAGGGCCATCAGCGAGACCCTCGCTGgctgctgctcctcctccgcAGTCGCCGCGTCGGCGGTGCCCCCACGATCGGAGCTTTCTCCACCGCCGCTTGTTTCTGTTCCGCCGGATGGCTGCTCCTCCGGCGGTGACGTTGCCGCCACGGCAGGGTTGTACTCGGAGATGATGGCTCCGCTGCCGGGAGTGGATGCCGGAACGGGGATCTCGGAATTGCCGGCTAGGACAGCGTTGGGGCGCACGGGGACGACGAGCGCGGGGTACGGCATCTGGTTGGGCCGGCCGGATGACGCCGCCCAGGCGAGGCGAAGGCGGTCCTTAAACGACTTCCAGTTGATGCCATTGCCGGCATTACCGCCTACAACCACCCCACTCGTCTCCTGCTCCTCCCGCATGATATCGAGCAACGTTCTTCCGCCGCCGGCACCTCCGGCCGCGGAGGAGGCTTCCCTCTTCCCGCACGCGGCGACGGCGATAGAGGGGCGCGCCTCGTCCTCATCTTGGACCTTGAGGAGATCCCGAAGATTACAACAGTTCACCACAGCCAGCTGCTCCGACAGCGTCACGCTCCGCCTTACGCCCCTTCCTTCCATTGATCCAAAGATTCAACCTTCGCAATGAAGACTCCAAAAAATTCGATCTTGAAGCGATCTTTCGCCTCAAATCCCAAGGATCTACCAAGAAAGTTTGCCAATCAAGATCAAGAACAGTAAATCAAGAAACCAGAAAACTCGGTCTGCATCATTTCCGCTCAAGCACCTTAGTTGAGCGAAAGGCAGGCATCAGATTCCTTTCTTCAAACCACGGCGGTCCTCAATTTCCTTCTATCACCGCATGAAAAGTGGGGAAAAGAAAACGCGATTAGAGCGAGAATTACGAGCAACAAAGGAACGAGGTGTCAgaagaggaaaaaggaagaaagagaggagggaaaaagaaaaaggttcaGACTGA
It encodes the following:
- the LOC103970721 gene encoding uncharacterized protein LOC103970721 — protein: MEGRGVRRSVTLSEQLAVVNCCNLRDLLKVQDEDEARPSIAVAACGKREASSAAGGAGGGRTLLDIMREEQETSGVVVGGNAGNGINWKSFKDRLRLAWAASSGRPNQMPYPALVVPVRPNAVLAGNSEIPVPASTPGSGAIISEYNPAVAATSPPEEQPSGGTETSGGGESSDRGGTADAATAEEEQQPARVSLMALLEQTDRLWSSGGEGSSPAAAALAAALVAEEDDEWALEDVGSGTMYVCCVCMVRHKGAAFIPCGHTFCRLCSRELWVNRGSCPLCNGYILEILDIF